In Xyrauchen texanus isolate HMW12.3.18 chromosome 27, RBS_HiC_50CHRs, whole genome shotgun sequence, one genomic interval encodes:
- the LOC127620793 gene encoding tubulin alpha-8 chain-like: MAEDVQWRECISVHIGQAGVQMGNSCWELYCLEHGFQPDGTIINDGSSLVDSSFGTFFSETGAGKYVPRAIFIDLEPTVVDEIRNGAYRQLYHPEQLISGKEDAANNYARGHYTIGKEIIDSVLDRMRKMADQCTGLQGFLIFHSFGGGTGSGFTSLLMERLSVDYGKKSKLEFSVYPAPQVSTAVVEPYNSILTTHTTLEHSDCSFMVDNEAIFDICKRNLDIERPSYTNLNRLIAQIVSSITASLRFDGALNVDLTEFQTNLVPYPRIHFPLVTYAPIISAEKAYHEQLSVPEITNACFEPANQMVKCDPRRGKYMACCLLYRGDVVPKDVNSAIASIKTRRSIQFVDWCPTGFKVGINYQPPTVVPGGDLAKVQRAVCMLSNTTAIAEAWSRLDHKFDLMYAKRAFVHWYVGEGMEEGEFSEAREDMAALEKDYEEVGADSAQDCEEDEEEY; the protein is encoded by the exons AGGGAGTGTATCTCTGTACACATCGGGCAAGCAGGAGTCCAGATGGGAAACTCTTGCTGGGAGCTGTACTGTCTGGAACATGGCTTTCAACCAGATGGAACTATCATTAATGATGGAAGCTCATTGGTTGACTCCTCTTTTGGCACATTCTTTAGTGAAACTGGTGCAGGGAAGTACGTTCCTCGAGCCATATTCATTGACCTGGAGCCGACTGTAGTTG ATGAGATCCGTAACGGAGCATATCGACAACTTTACCACCCTGAGCAGCTTATCAGTGGGAAGGAGGATGCGGCCAATAATTACGCACGAGGTCACTATACCATTGGCAAAGAGATCATAGACTCCGTTCTGGACCGAATGCGCAAAATG GCGGATCAGTGCACTGGTTTGCAGGGCTTCCTGATCTTCCACAGTTTTGGTGGTGGTACAGGCTCTGGTTTTACATCTCTCCTGATGGAGCGACTGTCTGTCGATTATGGTAAGAAGTCAAAGTTGGAGTTTTCGGTGTATCCTGCCCCACAGGTGAGCACTGCTGTGGTGGAGCCCTACAATTCTATTCTTACGACTCACACTACACTTGAGCACTCCGACTGCTCTTTCATGGTGGATAACGAAGCCATATTTGACATCTGTAAGCGAAATCTTGATATCGAGCGCCCATCCTACACCAACCTGAACCGGCTCATTGCCCAGATCGTGTCCTCCATCACCGCATCTCTGCGGTTTGATGGAGCTCTGAATGTGGACCTCACTGAGTTCCAGACCAACCTGGTCCCATACCCTCGTATCCACTTCCCGCTGGTCACCTATGCTCCCATCATCTCCGCAGAGAAGGCGTACCATGAGCAACTATCCGTACCAGAGATCACCAATGCCTGTTTTGAGCCGGCGAATCAGATGGTGAAGTGTGACCCTCGCCGTGGCAAATACATGGCCTGCTGTCTGCTGTACCGTGGTGACGTGGTGCCAAAAGATGTTAACTCTGCCATTGCCAGCATCAAGACACGACGCTCCATCCAGTTCGTAGACTGGTGTCCCACAGGGTTTAAGGTTGGCATCAACTATCAGCCGCCAACTGTTGTACCAGGTGGTGATCTGGCCAAGGTGCAGAGAGCTGTCTGTATGTTGAGCAACACCACGGCGATCGCAGAAGCCTGGAGCCGCCTGGACCACAAGTTTGACCTAATGTATGCCAAAAGGGCTTTCGTACATTGGTATGTGGGTGAAGGGATGGAGGAGGGAGAATTCTCGGAGGCACGAGAGGACATGGCTGCCTTGGAGAAGGACTATGAGGAGGTTGGTGCTGACTCTGCTCAAGATTgtgaggaggatgaggaagagtATTGA